The DNA sequence ACCGGCACGCCGTCCAGCCGCTGCATGACCAGCACGCGTGCCGTGCACAGCCCTTCGTGCACGGCCGGCAGCACCACGCCGGTCCCGTCCGACGCCGCCCGCACGGCCGCGAGGTTGCGCGCCTCGACCCGGAAGTCCAGCTCCTCGCGCAGCGCGGCGGAGAACCCGGCGGCCAGGTCGCGCACGCCGATCGCCTTGCCCCAGCGCGTCCGGTCGTGCAGCGTCGACGCGAGCCGGTGCACGATGTCGAGGTCCCCCTCGGCCACCCGCCGCACGACTGGCCGCTGCACCTTCACCACGACGTCCTCGCCGGACCTCAGCCGTGCCCGGTGCACCTGCGCGACGGACGCGGCGGCGATCGGCCGCTCGTCGAACTCGGCGAACACGTCCTCGGGCGGCTGCCCCAGTTCGGCGACCAGCACCTCGCGCACGGCCGGCCACGGCGCGGCGGGCACGTTGTCCTGCAACAGCGTCAGCTCGTCCACCACGTCCGGCGGCAGCAGGTCGGGCCGGGTGGACAGCACCTGGCCCAGCTTGACGAACGTGACGCCGCCCTCCTCCAGCGCCAGCCGCAACGACCGCGCCAGGCGGGTGTCGGTGCGCTCCCGGCCGCGCAGGTACGGGCCGAGGCCGTGGCGGAACGCGATGGCGGTGATCCGGGAGTAGCGGCGGGTGCGCGAGATCCGCCCGCGCAGCGCGCGCCACCACTCGGTGGGCGGCGGGACCGAACCGGTCGGGACCACGATCTCGGCGAACGTGAGCACGCCGATCATCAGCAGCAGCGCGACGCCGATCTGCACGGTCGCCAGCGCGGGCGTGGTCTCCGGGCCGGGCATGGCGCTCAACGCCGCCTCGCTGGACGTCAGCCCGACCATGCACGCGAGCGCGGTGCGGATCAGGCCGACGTGGAGCCCGAGGATGCGTCGCGCGGCCAGCGCCATGCCGAGCACCAGCGCCAGGAACGTCACCGGCACCCCGACCGTGTAAAGCAGGAAATCACCCATACGTCTTCCCCCCAGCGTTCGCGCGGAGGATAGAGCGGTCTCCCTGAGACGGTGCGTGGTGTGAGCAGAGCTCCGATCACTCGGATGGCTCACTGCCGGGGTGGTGGCGGTGATGGCCTAGTCAGGTTCCTGTTACCGCTGGTTTTCACGGATGTGAAGAGTGTTGACGGTTCTGGAGGGCAGTCCCTACGGTCCCCTGAGAGGTCCGAGGACCTTCGCGGTCTCGTGGGAGGGCCCCGACTTCGGCGGCGGTGTCGCGGGCCCTTCCACGAGCGCCTCGCGGCGTCGTCAGAGGTCGAACACCGGGCCGGTCTCGGCCAGCATCACGCACGGGTTCGGGTACTCCGCCTCGAACGACCGGGTCTCGCCGCGCCACGTGCCGGACGCCTTCACCCGCACGGGGTCGAACTCCATCGTGCACAGCGCCTGCCCGGTGGACAGGCCGTCGATCTGCCCGTCCACATCGGACAGTGCGAGGCAGGCCTGGTCGGCTCTGGGGTGCAGGCCGCCCGCGGGTTCGCACGTCAGGTTCGAGAGTTGGAACGCCTCGCCGCGCTGCACGCTGAGCACGAAGCTCGACTCCGGTGCGGTGAACGCGGGGATCAGTGCGGCCATGGCCGCGAACAAGGGGAGTGGTGCCATGCGACCAGACTGACCGCCGCGCACCGCCGCCTCCAGCGAACTCACCGGATCGTGTGGTTTCCTGCGCGGTGGCCCGGCGGTGCCCGCGGGACCGCCGACGCTGCGGATCTTCGATGTGAGGTGGATCACTCTCGCGCTGGGCTGTGCGGCGGTGCGGGCCAGGGTGGGCAGATGGCTTCCGAGGTGCGCAGGGTGGCGCTCGCGAGTTCGGCCGGGAACGCGGTGGAGCTGTACGACTTCCTGCTCTACGGCACCGCGTCGGCGCTGGTGTTCGACAAGCTGTTCTTCCCCTCCTTCGACCCGCGCATCGGCACGCTGCTGGCGTTCGCCACGTTCGGCGCGGGTTTCCTGGCCCGGCCGCTGGGCGGGGTGGTGATCGGCCACTTCGGCGACCGCGTCGGGCGGCGGTCGATGCTCGTGCTGACGTTGACGGTGACCGGGTTGTGCACGGCGGCGATCGGGCTGCTGCCGACGTACTCCTCGATCGGGCTCGCCGCGCCGTTGCTGCTGGTGCTGCTGCGGGTGGTGCAGGGGTTCTTCCTCGGCGGCGAGCAGGGTGGCGCGACGTTGATGGCGGTCGAGCACGCGCCGCCGGGGCGGACCGGCTGGTACGGGAGCTGGACGTTCCTGGGTTCGCCGATCGGGTTGCTGCTGGCCAACGGGGCCATGGCGGCGTCGACCGCGGTGTCCGGCGACGCGTTCCTGAGCTGGGGCTGGCGGGTGCCGTTCCTGCTCAGCCTGGTGCTGGTGGGTGTCGGGCTGTACGTGCGGCTGTCGGTGGAGGAGAGCCCGGTGTTCCGCGAGGTGCGGGAGACGGCGGGGGCCGTGCGGCTGCCGGTGGCGGTGGTGCTGCGGCAGTCGTGGCGGAAGGTGCTGCTGGGCGCGGGGGTGAACCTCGGGTTCAACATGTTCATCTTCGTGGTGGCGACGTTCGCGGTGTCGTACGGGACGCGCCAGCTCGGGATGGCGCGGGGGACGTTGTTGAGCGCCGGGCTGATCGGGGCGTTCGCGCAGGCGGTGGCGATCCTGGTGTTCGCGCGGCTGTCGGACCGGGTGGGGCGGTTGCCCGTGATGCTGGGCGGGGCCGCGTTCCTGGGCGTGTTCGCGTTCCCGCTGTTCTGGCTGCTGGAGACGCGGTCACCGGGGTTGGTGGTGCTGGCGATGGTGGTGGCGTTCGCCGGGTCCGCGGCGGTGTTCGGGCCGATGCCCGCTTACTACGCCGAGCTGTTCGGCACGCGCGTCCGGTACAGCGGCGTGTCGTTGAGCTACCAGCTCGGGGCCGTGCTGGGCGGTGGTCTCTCGCCGGTCGTCGCCACCTGGCTGCTGGGCGTGACGCCGACCCACGACTCGTGGCCGATCTCGCTCTACCTCATCGTCGGCGCCCTGATCAGCGCCCTCTCGCTCCTCGCCATCGGCGAAACCCTCCGCCGCACCCCCTCGTGAGTCGAACGCTCAGGACCCGCGTGTCGAACGCTCAGGACCCCTGAATTCAACGCTCAGGACGGCGAGCGGTGTTCTGAGCGTTGAACTCAGGGGTCCTGGACGTACGACACGGTGGGCCTGAGCGTTCGACACTCGCGGTCGTCGGCGGCGACCGCGGTCCGGTGCGTCGGTTCAGCCGAGCGGCACGACGCTCCCGGTCCGCGCCGACGCGAACGCCGCCTCGACCACCTCCAGCCCGGTCACCGCGTCCGCCACCGGAACGGGCGCCTGGCCGGCCGCGACGGCCGCGTAGAAGTCCTGGTAGGACCCCGGTGACGTGCGCACCGGCTCCGTCCCGAGGACGCCCCACCGCTCCTCCGGCTCCTCGCCCCACCCCGGACCGCCGGGCACCTCGCCCGCCTTCAACGCCTCCTCCTGCGGGTCCATCCCGTGCTTCACGTACGCCGACCGGTCGCCCAGCACCCGGAACCTCGGCCCCGGCGACGCCGCCAGCGCCGACGCCCACAGGTGCGACACCGCGCCGGACGGGTGGGTCAGCGCGAGGAACGCGTCGTCGTGCGCGCGCGCACCCGCCCGCAGCGTCCGCACCTCCGCGTACACGCTCGTCGGCCGCCCGAACAACGCCACCGCCTGGTCCACCAGGTGCGTGCCCAGGTCGAACACGATGCTGCCCAGGTCGGCCGGGTCGCCGGACTCCTTCCAGCCCTCCTTCACCTCCGGCCGCCACCGCTCGAACCGCGACTCGAACCGGTGCACCCGCCCCAGCGCGCCCTCGCCGACCAGCCGCGCCGCGGTCCGGAAGTCACCGTCCCAGCGCCGGTTGTGGAACGGCGCCAGCAGCAGCCCCCGTGACGCCGCCAGCTCCGCCAACTCCCGCGCCTCGCGCGCGGACGGCGCGAACGGCTTGTCCACCACGGCGTTCAGCCCGTGCTCCAACGCCGCCCGCGCGTGCGCGGCGTGGAACCGGTTCGGCGTGGTCACCACGACAAGGTCGAACTCGTCGGCCCGCCGCCACACCTCGTCCACGGACCCGATCAACTCGGCCGACGGGTAGCGGGACGCCACCTCGGCCCGCCGCTCGGGGTTCGACGTGACGACGGCGGTCAGCGCCAAGCCGGGCGTGGTGGACAGGAACGGCGCGTGGAAGGCGGCTCCGCCGAGCCCGTAGCCGATGAGTGCGGTGCGCATGTCCCGAACCCTAAGCGTCCCAGGACGTGGACGCCCTGTCGCGGCCCGTCACGCACCGCTACGTTCTGCACCATGATCCCGCTCGTGACCCGTCGGCACGTGGACTACGTGCGCGTCACCGGCATGGCCTGTCACCGCGGCTGATCGAGCCCGCGAACCGAGCACGCCCGGTGTCCTCGGCGTGCCCGCACACGAGACAGGAGTCCGCCCCCATGTCCTGGTCCTTCGACACCAAGCAGGTCCACTCCGGCGCCGCGCCCGACCCCGCGACCGGCGCGCGTGCCACCCCGATCTACCAGACCACCTCGTTCGTGTTCCGCGACTCGGCGCACGGCGAGGCGCTGTTCAGCCTCGCCGAGCCGGGCAACATCTACACCCGCATCAACAACCCCACCCAGGACGTCCTGGAGCAGCGGGTCGCCGCGCTGGAGGGCGGCGTGGCGGCGGTGGCGTTCGCGTCCGGGCAGGCCGCCGAGACCGCCACCGTGCTCAACCTGGCCCGCGCGGGCGACCACCTGGTGTCCAGCGCGTCGCTCTACGGCGGCACGTACAACCTGTTCCACTACACGCTGCCGAAGCTGGGCATCGAGGTGTCGTTCGTGGACGACCCGGACGACCTGGACGCGTGGCGCGCCGCCGTGCGGCCGAACACCAAGCTGTTCTTCGCCGAGTCGCTGGCCAACCCGCGCAGCAACGTGCTGGACATCGCGGCGGTCGCCGAGGTGGCGCACGCGGCGGGCGTGCCGCTGGTCGTGGACAACACCGTGCCCACGCCGTACCTGGTGCGGCCGATCGAGCACGGCGCGGACATCGTGGTGCACTCGGCCACGAAGTACCTGGGCGGGCACGGCACCGCGGTCGCGGGCGTCGTGGTGGACGGCGGCACGTTCGAGTACTCCGACGCGGCGAAGTTCCCGGACTTCACCGAGCCCGACCCCAGCTACCACGGGTTGCGGTACTGGCCCGCGCTCGGGCACGGCGCGTTCGCCGCGAAGCTGCGGGTGCAGGGCCTGCGCGACACCGGCGCCGCCATCGCGCCGCTGACCAGCTTCCTGATCCTCCAGGGCATCGAGACGCTGTCGTTGCGCATCGACAAGCACTCGGCGAACGCGCTGGAGCTGGCCCGGTGGCTCGAGGCGCGCGACGAGGTGGAGAAGGTGCACTACGCGGGCCTGCCGTCGAGCCCCTGGCACGACCTGGCGCAGAAGTACCTGCCGACGGGCGCGGGTGGCGTCGTGTCGTTCGAGCTGCGCGGCGGCGTGGCGGCGGGCCGGGCGTTCGTGGACGGCGTGGAGCTGTTCAGCCAGCTGGTGAACATCGGCGACGTGCGCAGCCTCATCGTGCACCCGGCCAGCACCACGCACAGCCAGCTCACGCCCGAGCAGCAGGTGATCTCCGGCGTCACGCCGGGGTTGGTGCGGCTGTCGGTCGGCATCGAGGGCGTGGAGGACCTCAAGGCCGACCTGGAGTCGGGCTTCCGGGCCGCCAAGTCGGTGCTGTGAGCCCCGAGACCACCTCCGGGAAGACCCCTCCCACCGCCGGCGGGTGGCGGGAGGGGGACCCGAACGGTCGACGGCGGTGGTTGCGCGGCGCCCTGCCGGGCCTGCCGCTGTCGATCGCGTACGAGACCTGGGGCGAGCTGAACGCCGACCGCTCGAACGCCGTGCTGGTGCTGCACGCGCTGACCGGCGACAGCCACGTGGCGGGACCCGCCGGACCGGGCCACCCCACGCCGGGCTGGTGGGACGGGCTGGTCGGGCCGGGGCGCGCGCTGGACCCCGAGCGCTGGTTCGTGGTCGCGCCGAACGTCCTGGGCGGTTGCCAGGGCACCACGGGCCCGTGGGCGACCGCGCCGGACGGCCGGCCGTGGGGATCGCGGTTCCCCCGCGTCACGGTGCGCGACCAGGTGGCGGCCGAGGTGCTGCTGGCCGACGCGCTGGGCGTCGACGCGTGGGCCGCCGTGCTCGGCGGCTCCATGGGCGGGATGCGGGCGTTGGAGTGGGCGGTGTCCGAGCCGGACCGCGTGCGGTCGCTGCTCGTGCTGGCCGCGCCGGCGGCGTCCACGGCCGAGCACATCGCGCTGGCGTCCGCCCAGCTGCACGCCATCCGGCTCGACCCGGTCGGCGGCCTCGGCGTGGCGCGCCGGATCGCGCACATCAGCTACCGCAGCGAGCCGGAGCTGGCCGCCCGGTTCGGCCGCGAGGTGCACCCGGACGGCCGGTACCAGGTGGAGTCGTACCTGGACCACCACGCGGCCAAGCTGGTGCGCCGGTTCGACCCGGCCAGCTACGTCACCCTCACCGAGGCCATGAACAGCCACGACGTGGGTCGCGGTCGGGGCGGGGTGCGGGCCGCGCTGCGCCGCGTCACGGCGCGCGCGGTGGTGGCCGGGATCGACTCCGACCGCCTGTACCCGCTGCGGCAGCAGGCGGAGATCGCCGACGCCGTGCCCGGCGCCGGCGACCTGCGCGTGGTGACCTCGCCCTACGGCCACGACGCGTTCCTCATCGAGGTCGACCAGGTGTCGAAGCTCGTCTCGGAACTGCTGGAGACCGGCTAGAACCCGGCCGTGATGCGGGTGAACTCCCAGTCGGCCTGGGGGACGCCGCTGCAGGTGGACGACACCTGGCCGTCGCACCCGCCGCGGTCGCGGTTGACCGCCCAGAACGAGAACCGGCCCAGCCCGTTGGACTTCGCCCAGTCGCGCAGCTGCGTCCACGTCTGGGGCGTCGTCACCTCGCGCTGGTCGGACAGGCCGTTCATGCCCGAGATGCCGGTGTGCCGGAACGCCTCCGCGTCCGACCACCCGAACGTGGTCTTCAGCTTGTCCTTCAACGCGGTGGTGGCGTTGATCGTGTCCGCGCCGATGTTCGAGCTGCCGAAGTCGAACGGCATGATCGTGAACACGTCGACGCCCGCGCCGATCGCCGCGGCCCGCTCGATCAGCCGGTTGCCCCACGAGTTCGGGCCGGTGGTCGTGGTGCCGAAGGTGACGATGGTCTGGATGCCCGGGTTGTTCGCCTTGACGATCTTGAGCGCCTCCAGGATGCGGTCCTGCACGGCGGCGTTCTCGAACTCGTCGGTGTTCTCGATGTCGATGTCGATGGCCTTGAGCCCGTAGGCGTTGATGACCTGCTGGTACGCGCCGGCCAGGGCCTGCGGGGTCGAGCAGTTCGGGCCGAGCTTGTTGCCGCTCCACCCGCCGAACGACGGCACGACGTCACCGCCCGCCGCGCGGATCTGCTGGATGGCCTGCGCGTCGATGCCGCCGGTCAGGGGCCGGTTGCCGTCCCACGCGGGGTTGCAGCCGCCCGACGACAGCACGAACGCCATGGTGAACCACTTGACGCCGGTCGTGCTCATGATCGTGGCCGGCGCGGGCGGGTTGCCCCAGCCCAGGAACAGGTACGGCGCGCCGCGACCGCCGGTCGGGTTGGTGCCGGGCTGGGTGGTCGCGAAGACCTGGTTGGACGGGCCGGAGGTGTTCGCCGCGGCGTCGCGGGCCCGGACCGTGAAGGTGTACGCCGTGGAGGCGTTCAGGCCGCTCACGGTGGCGGTGGTGCCGCTGACCGTGGTGGCGACCGCGCTGCCCCGGTACACGTCGTACGCGGTCACGCCGACGTTGTCGGTCGACGCGGTCCACGCCAGCGAGACGGTGTTGCTGGTGGTGCCGGTGACGCGCAGGGAGCCGGGCGCGCTCGGCGCGACCGTGTCACCGCCGCCGCCACCGGTGCAGGGAGCTCCGTTGACGGTGCAGTTGAGCGGCGCGCCGGACCCGGTGCCGACGAAGCCGAAGCCGGCCGACGCGCCGACGGCGACGGCGCCGTTGTACTCGCGGTTCGTCGCCACGTAATGATCACCCGATCGGGTGACAAGCGCGTCCCAGTACGACCCGAGCGAGGTGCCCGCGGGGAGGTCGAACTCGACCCGCCACGAGTTGATGGCGGACGGGCCGCCGTTCGCGACGGTGAACTTGGCCTCGAAGCCGCTGCCCCAGTCCTGGGTCTTGGCGAACGTGGCGGTGACGCCCGGCGCCGCTTGCGCGACCGGGCCCACGACCAGTGATCCGATGGCGAGTGCGCCTGCTGCGAGCAGCGCGCTCGTTCGTCGTGACATGAGGAGTCCTCCTCGGCGGGATCGGCAGGGTGAATCGCGCCCACCTCGGAGAATGGTCTAGACCAAATCAAAAGGCAAGGCTGTTGACGGTTTTCCCGGCCCGGGGCCGCGGGGGAACCGGGCGAACAGGACTATTCGTCCAGCGCGGTGGCGATCCAGGGCGACACGGGCAGGTCCCGCATGCCGCACTCCACGGCCAGCTTCACCGTCCACCGCAGCGCCTGGAGCACCACCGTGGCCAGCTCCTGCGGCTGCCCGTTGGCCAGCGCGATCTCGATCTGCTCGGCGGCGGCCTCCTGGTCGCCGTGCACCTCGGCGAGCAGCGTGCGGATCGCGGTGCGCACGGGCGGGTCGGCGTCGTCGATCGGCACCTCCTGCCCGTCCTCGTCGAAGACCTGCATCTTGACCGGTGTCGCACCGCCCGAGCCCAGCGCGGCGACCATGTCGCTGCACTCGGAGAACAGCAGGAGGACCAGCTCCCGGATCTCCTCGTTGCCCTCGGGCGAGCCGCTGAGGTACCCGGTGACGAGGTCGACCGCGACCGCGTCCTCCCCGACCTTGGCCGCGGTCAGGGCCTCGCCGGCCACGGCCTGGAGCCGCGACCAGCGATCCGGATCTTGCTGCGGGTGCATTCAGCCATCTTCCAACACGGAGTAGGGGCGCACAGCTCTGCATATTGCCTACCCGGTGGTGTTCGCCCGCCGCAACGCCTTGTCCGGGGCGTGGCCCGTCCGGTATGGGCCCGCCAGGTGTGAGCCCGCCCGATGTGGGTACGGCTGCGCGCGTGCTACCGGGGTATGACACTCCGCGGGGGCATGTGCGGGCGCGGCCTGCCGCCTAGCATCGGGGCCGTGATCCGCACCCTCCTCCAGGTCGTGCTGTTCCGCGACCGCACGCGGGTCTTCGACGGCTTGCGCTTCCGCCTGCCGCTGATGGTGCTGGTGCTGCTCTACGGGCTGGTCATCGCGATCGTCGTGAGCTCGGCCTACGTCTCGAACGAGGACCCGGACGGCTGGTGGCCGCTGCTGTTCGCCATCATCGCCGGCAGCACCGCGCTGACCCTGCACTCCACCCTCCTGGCGTGGCGGGTGGCCACGGCCGGCCTGGTGGCGATGAAGCTGCTGATGCCCTCCGAACCGTCCGTGCTGGGCAGTTGGCAGTGGTGGTGGTACGTGGCGGTGCTGCTGGCCGTGGCGACCGCGCACCGCGGCCGGGTCGTGCTGCTCGTGGCGTTGATCACCTCCGGCGTGGTGTTCGCGCTGGGTCACCCCACCGACGCGCTGCAGACCACCGCCATCCTGCTCCCGCTGATCCTGCTCGGCTACGCGGTGGGCGCGCGCGGGCGGGCCGAGCAGCGGTTCCACGAGGAGCGGGACGAGAAGGCGGCGCTGGTCGAACGCGCCCGGATCGCCCGCGAGATGCACGACGTGGTCGCGCACCACATGTCGCTGGTGGTGGTGCGGTGCGAGACCGCGCCCTACCGGATCGCCGACCTGCCCGAGGCGGGCAAGCGCGAGTTCGCCGAGCTGGGCGCGGCGGCACGGGCCGCGATCACCGACATGCAGCAACTGCTGGGCGTGCTGCGGACCGACGACCAGCGGGTCGACCGGGCGCCGCAGCCCGGGTTGGCCGACATCCGGTCGCTGCACGCGGACGCGTCCGTGACCGACGCCGAGGTGCCGGCCGCGGTCGGGCTGACCGCGTACCGGATCGTGCAGGAGGCGTTGACCAACGCGGGCCGCCACGCGCCGGGCTCGGCCACGACGGTCGCCGTCGACCTGGTGGGCGACCGGCTGCGGGTCGTCGTGCGGAACACGGCCGGCGGGCCGTCGCGGGGCGGTGGCGGCGGGCACGGGCTCAGGGGCATGGCGGAACGGGTGGCGGTGCACGGCGGTGCGCTGACCGCCGAGCCGACCGCGGACGGGGGGTTCGAGGTGCTCGCGACGATTCCGGTGGGCGAGCCGTGATCCGGGTGCTGGTGGCGGACGACCAGGAGATGGTGCGGGAGGGGTTCTCCGCGCTGCTGGACGCCCAGGACGACATCACGGTGGTCGGGTCGGCCGGTGACGGCGTCGCCGCCGTCGGCGAGGTGCGCCGGTTGCGGCCGGACGTGGTGCTGATGGACGTGCGGATGCCGGAGATGGACGGGCTGACCGCCACCCGGCTGCTCGCCGACGACCCGGTCAAGGTGCTCGTGCTGACCACGTTCGACCTGGACGACTACGTGTACGAGGCGCTGCGGGCCGGTGCGAGCGGGTTCCTGCTCAAGCACGCGCCCGCGAGCGAGCTGCTGGCGGCGGTGCGGGTGGTGGCGCGCGGTGACGCGCTGCTGGCGCCGTCGGTGACCAAGCGGCTCATCGAGGACTTCGTGAAGGCGCAGCCCGTGCGGGTGGTGAAGCCCGCCGCGCTGGGCGCGTTGACCGAGCGGGAGACCGAGGTGCTGCGGCTGATCGCGCAGGGCCTGTCGAACGGCGAGATCGCCGCGCACCTGGTGCTGGCCGAGCAGACGGTGAAGACGCACGTCAGCCGGGTGCTGATGAAGCTCGGCCTCCGCGACCGGGCGCAGGCCGTGATCGCGGCCTACGAGTCGGGCCTGGTGGTACCGGGGTAGGGCCCGGGGAACGGCACCTCGGGGTGACGATCCGGGTGCCGTGGTCTTCCTAGCTTCGGCGCCATGCCGAAGAAGATCGCGTTGGTGGCCGCGCTGCTGGTGCTGGTCACGCCCGGTGGCGAGCCGCCGCCGTGCACGCCCCGGGTCGAGGTGCACGGCGACCTGGCGCGTGCCGCCCACGTCGCGGTGGTCGTGCCGGGGTCCGATGTGGATGATGAGCGGTTCGACGCCACGGTCGGGCGGATGGCCCGCGCGCTGCACGCGTCCGTCGGGCGGGACGACGTCGCGGTGGTCGCGTGGCTGGGGTACCGGACGCCGTCCGGGCTGGGGGTGGACGCGGCCGGCGGCCGGTTGGCGCGGGCGGGCGCGGTCGCGCTGGACGGGTACGTGCGGACGCTGCCGGGACACGTGCACCTGATGTGCCACAGCTACGGGTCGGTCGTGTGCGGGCTGGCCCAGCCGCCCGCGGCCGACGTGGTGTTCCTCGGGTCGCCCGGTGTGCGGGTCGACGCGGTGACGTCCGGTGCGCGGGTGTGGGCGGCGCGGGGCGGCCGGGACTGGACGCGGTGGGTGCCCTCGGTGCGGCTGGGCGACCTGGGGCACGGGCCCGACCCGGTCGACCCGGCGTTCGGCGCACGGGTGTTCGACGCGGGTGACATCAGGCACGACGAGTACTTCCGGGAGGGCACGCCGTCGCTGCGCGCCCTGTCCCGGATCGCGGTGGGGGAGGCGCCATGACGCAACGGGACCCGGTGGTCGACGCGACGCGCGCGATCGCCATCGTCGGGGTGGTGCTGGGGCACTGGCTGGTCACGGCCGTGGTGCTGACCGGGGACGGGCTGGTGGTGGACAGCCCGCTGCGGTGGGTGCCGGAGCTGGCACCGCTGACCTGGGTGCTCCAGACGCTGGGCTTGTTCTTCTTCGTCGGCGGGTTCGGCGCGGCGCGGTCGGCCGTGCCGTGGTGGTCGCGGGCGCGCGGGCTGGTGCTGCCGGTGGCCGTGCTGCTCGGCGCGTGGGGGGCTGTCCTGTTCGGACTGTCGTTGCGCGGGTCGCCGCAGCAGACCGTGTGGACGGCCGGGTACCTCGTCGTCACGCCGCTGTGGTTCCTCGGCGTGTACGTCGTGCTGCTGGCGTGCACGCCGCTGTTCCGGCGGTTGCGGTGGTGGGGTGTGGTGGTCCCGATCGCGCTGGTGGCGCTGGACGTCGGCTGGGTGAACGTGGTCGCGGTGTGGTGGGCACCGTGGCAGGTGGGGGTGATCGTCGCCCAACGCGGGCTGAGCCGGTCGTGCGGCGCGGGGCTGCTGGTGGCGGGCGGGGCGGCGTTCGCGCTGTTGCTGAACGCGGGCTACCCGGCGAGCGCGGTGGGCGTGCCGGGCGCCGCGGCGTCGAACCTGTCGCCGCCGTCGGCCGCCGCGCTGGCGCTGGCGATGGCCCAGGTGGGGCTCGTGCTGCTGGTGCGACCGACGTTTCGGGCGCGTGCGCTCAACGCGCGGGCGTTGCCGATCTTCCTGGTGCACCAGAGCGCGTTGCTGGCGGTGACGCTGGCCGGCGCGGTGTTCGGGCCGTTGCGCGGCCTGCACACGCCGCCGTCGGACGCGCTATGGGTGCTGGAGCGCGGGACGTGGCTGCCGGTGTTCACCGGGGTGTGCCTGCTGCTGCTTCGGCACCGCCGCGGCCAGGGCGGCGACGATCGTCGCGCCGTGCAGGACGACCATCGCGCC is a window from the Saccharothrix saharensis genome containing:
- a CDS encoding cellulose binding domain-containing protein, translating into MSRRTSALLAAGALAIGSLVVGPVAQAAPGVTATFAKTQDWGSGFEAKFTVANGGPSAINSWRVEFDLPAGTSLGSYWDALVTRSGDHYVATNREYNGAVAVGASAGFGFVGTGSGAPLNCTVNGAPCTGGGGGDTVAPSAPGSLRVTGTTSNTVSLAWTASTDNVGVTAYDVYRGSAVATTVSGTTATVSGLNASTAYTFTVRARDAAANTSGPSNQVFATTQPGTNPTGGRGAPYLFLGWGNPPAPATIMSTTGVKWFTMAFVLSSGGCNPAWDGNRPLTGGIDAQAIQQIRAAGGDVVPSFGGWSGNKLGPNCSTPQALAGAYQQVINAYGLKAIDIDIENTDEFENAAVQDRILEALKIVKANNPGIQTIVTFGTTTTGPNSWGNRLIERAAAIGAGVDVFTIMPFDFGSSNIGADTINATTALKDKLKTTFGWSDAEAFRHTGISGMNGLSDQREVTTPQTWTQLRDWAKSNGLGRFSFWAVNRDRGGCDGQVSSTCSGVPQADWEFTRITAGF
- a CDS encoding ABC1 kinase family protein, translated to MGDFLLYTVGVPVTFLALVLGMALAARRILGLHVGLIRTALACMVGLTSSEAALSAMPGPETTPALATVQIGVALLLMIGVLTFAEIVVPTGSVPPPTEWWRALRGRISRTRRYSRITAIAFRHGLGPYLRGRERTDTRLARSLRLALEEGGVTFVKLGQVLSTRPDLLPPDVVDELTLLQDNVPAAPWPAVREVLVAELGQPPEDVFAEFDERPIAAASVAQVHRARLRSGEDVVVKVQRPVVRRVAEGDLDIVHRLASTLHDRTRWGKAIGVRDLAAGFSAALREELDFRVEARNLAAVRAASDGTGVVLPAVHEGLCTARVLVMQRLDGVPVRSASLESVDRDALARALLDALLRQVLVDGVFHADPHPGNIMLLGDGRLGMLDFGSVGRIDAQLRSALGKLLLAVDHGDPAGLRDALLELVARPDEIDEQHLERALGQFMARHLSTGMRPDVEMFGDLFKLVYRHGLSIPPEIAAVFRALATVEGTLGALSPGFNIVVESRSFADKQFSEHLSPESLRRTVAEELHAVLPMLRRLPRRVDRISSALEQGRLGLGVRLFADERDRRFIVSLLHQVMLTVLGATAGVMAVLLLGADGGPEVGPDLSLFQVFGYNLLVISVLLGLRVVVTIFRPRG
- a CDS encoding MFS transporter, with translation MASEVRRVALASSAGNAVELYDFLLYGTASALVFDKLFFPSFDPRIGTLLAFATFGAGFLARPLGGVVIGHFGDRVGRRSMLVLTLTVTGLCTAAIGLLPTYSSIGLAAPLLLVLLRVVQGFFLGGEQGGATLMAVEHAPPGRTGWYGSWTFLGSPIGLLLANGAMAASTAVSGDAFLSWGWRVPFLLSLVLVGVGLYVRLSVEESPVFREVRETAGAVRLPVAVVLRQSWRKVLLGAGVNLGFNMFIFVVATFAVSYGTRQLGMARGTLLSAGLIGAFAQAVAILVFARLSDRVGRLPVMLGGAAFLGVFAFPLFWLLETRSPGLVVLAMVVAFAGSAAVFGPMPAYYAELFGTRVRYSGVSLSYQLGAVLGGGLSPVVATWLLGVTPTHDSWPISLYLIVGALISALSLLAIGETLRRTPS
- a CDS encoding Gfo/Idh/MocA family protein produces the protein MRTALIGYGLGGAAFHAPFLSTTPGLALTAVVTSNPERRAEVASRYPSAELIGSVDEVWRRADEFDLVVVTTPNRFHAAHARAALEHGLNAVVDKPFAPSAREARELAELAASRGLLLAPFHNRRWDGDFRTAARLVGEGALGRVHRFESRFERWRPEVKEGWKESGDPADLGSIVFDLGTHLVDQAVALFGRPTSVYAEVRTLRAGARAHDDAFLALTHPSGAVSHLWASALAASPGPRFRVLGDRSAYVKHGMDPQEEALKAGEVPGGPGWGEEPEERWGVLGTEPVRTSPGSYQDFYAAVAAGQAPVPVADAVTGLEVVEAAFASARTGSVVPLG
- the metX gene encoding homoserine O-acetyltransferase MetX, with protein sequence MSPETTSGKTPPTAGGWREGDPNGRRRWLRGALPGLPLSIAYETWGELNADRSNAVLVLHALTGDSHVAGPAGPGHPTPGWWDGLVGPGRALDPERWFVVAPNVLGGCQGTTGPWATAPDGRPWGSRFPRVTVRDQVAAEVLLADALGVDAWAAVLGGSMGGMRALEWAVSEPDRVRSLLVLAAPAASTAEHIALASAQLHAIRLDPVGGLGVARRIAHISYRSEPELAARFGREVHPDGRYQVESYLDHHAAKLVRRFDPASYVTLTEAMNSHDVGRGRGGVRAALRRVTARAVVAGIDSDRLYPLRQQAEIADAVPGAGDLRVVTSPYGHDAFLIEVDQVSKLVSELLETG
- a CDS encoding bifunctional o-acetylhomoserine/o-acetylserine sulfhydrylase, whose translation is MSWSFDTKQVHSGAAPDPATGARATPIYQTTSFVFRDSAHGEALFSLAEPGNIYTRINNPTQDVLEQRVAALEGGVAAVAFASGQAAETATVLNLARAGDHLVSSASLYGGTYNLFHYTLPKLGIEVSFVDDPDDLDAWRAAVRPNTKLFFAESLANPRSNVLDIAAVAEVAHAAGVPLVVDNTVPTPYLVRPIEHGADIVVHSATKYLGGHGTAVAGVVVDGGTFEYSDAAKFPDFTEPDPSYHGLRYWPALGHGAFAAKLRVQGLRDTGAAIAPLTSFLILQGIETLSLRIDKHSANALELARWLEARDEVEKVHYAGLPSSPWHDLAQKYLPTGAGGVVSFELRGGVAAGRAFVDGVELFSQLVNIGDVRSLIVHPASTTHSQLTPEQQVISGVTPGLVRLSVGIEGVEDLKADLESGFRAAKSVL
- a CDS encoding SSI family serine proteinase inhibitor, producing MAPLPLFAAMAALIPAFTAPESSFVLSVQRGEAFQLSNLTCEPAGGLHPRADQACLALSDVDGQIDGLSTGQALCTMEFDPVRVKASGTWRGETRSFEAEYPNPCVMLAETGPVFDL